Sequence from the Ziziphus jujuba cultivar Dongzao chromosome 9, ASM3175591v1 genome:
CTAGATCCGATTGTCAAATgcaagtaaataataaatgataagtaccaatttattggttatttttttataccaCTTTGACACCAGGATAGAAAGAAAACAACACAGATGGTTGGCACAGAGGAAAAATACGAGCATCATTgctgggtaaaaaaaaaaattgtgattcaTATCTTACCAACAAGTTTGATGTCGGTGTTCTCTACCAACCATTTAGCTCCATCCCTCATAAATCCCACATAGCTAGAGTCAAATTCCTTTCTAAACATAAGCCGCCTGAAATTGAAATAAGTTCTTACATTGAATTCCAATCACTAAtaacaagaaaatataaaacaattataggTGGAGGTAGATGAAGAAAGATGGTAGAGGACGTGTTCTCATTCCCagcattttcttttcaaatgacATTGATAGTGAAATAAACAaactgtattttttgtttttatcattagTCATTAAATTGAAGAGTTACATTGAGTAAAAATGCTTAAGGTTAAAGGTGGCATTTCTTCAATTTTGATAACAATTTACACTCCCATATTGACATATATACCTTCAAACAGGTCAACTTCCAATCAGTCCACATAATGAATCATCATCCTATATACATGGCACTGTCCTGAGGACATTATTCAGAGCCATCTAATGAATCCACACCATCATCAGTAGGATCCAAGTTACTAACCAATATAGAGTTCAATGTAGCTTGGCAATGTCTGATATAAGTTGGTTGAGTAAGTTTATGTGattctttaaaatctaaataaagtATTCATTGTAAAATAGGgaaaatcttcttcttcttttttttaaaatttttaaatttttaaaattttaaaatattatttttttaattacaggTATAGTTACACATGTCAGATGAAATTCTCTCAAATAATCAGTAGCATCAACAGAACATATAATATCATTGTCAATTTAGTTTACGGCAATATCAAGCTGACAAGCATAGTTATTCTCAGTTACCTGTCAGTGTTTAATGTTCTGAAAAGCACACGACGTACCCCCTTGGGAATATTTAAGAACTTCATAACTTCAGCTGCATAAAAACGATAACAATAGGCATATTCAGAGGTATAGTTGAAATTTGGTTCACTCGTTTAAAATAGCCAAATCATAATTACGTTTGTTTACATGCTCACTGGCATTGACAAAGAAACTCGCCATGCAAGGGGAAAAAAGATGAAGTTAACTTTCACATCGAGGTGAGCTTATAGAATTACATACCAGTTATATTCTTGTCCCTTGGAACATCAACGAGCAAAGCCAGACCTATTGAAAGAAACATATATAATCACCAAGAAATTATCAATATGGCACTTCAAGGAaccttttttcttctaattGATGACAATAAGTTGTTAAAAATGGGAGGGGGAAAACATAAAGAGAAAACATGACAGACAACAGAAAAATGAAtgccaaatcaatataaatgaAGAGTTTTACAAAGGAAGATAATCCCAAAAGACTTGCCAAAGAAGTCAACACAGTTCGTAATGAACAATGACCTTTAAGGCTAATATAAAGGAACAAACTAATAACAGTGATCTTAGGTGTCCTTTAGTTTCAAGGCAAAAAGCTCAAGTCTTCTTCACCATGTAAGCAAAACAAGGATTTAGCACAAGCAATCAACTATTACTAGAAAACAGCACTGAATAGAAAAACCCTTTCGTCACATCTTAAATTGATTTGCACCCAAATAATCATTCACTGATCCTATACCTAAAACATATTCAAAACCAAACCCAATACCCAAACATCCAAAATAAGACCCAATAcccaaaataaagaataaaaccaaaaccaatacCCAAACATTACAAATTTGCACTCACATAGTAACAAATAATACCCTACAGTAAAATAAAGTAATCAACCAAAATTGtcggtaaaaaaaataataataataaaataaaatctttaaagCGATTACCATTAAGTACTTCGAGATCAAGAGTGTCGACGTCGAAGCCAGCATCAAAATAGTGATCGAAAACGTGACCAGGAGCGTCAACATGCGTGCCGGTGTGAGTGGGCAGCTTCATCTCGGAGTTATTTGCTAGCGAGCCATTCTTCATGCTCTTAGGAAGCCAGAGGAACTGTCCGATTCCGTCGTCGGATTCAAACGCCGGCATGTCCGTGGTGTATCGGTGGCTGATATCCAAGATTCGGCCACCGTCATAGACCTCCCGGCGAGTAGGGATAAGAGCTTCATCGCCGTCAGCGACTGAGACACCAATGTCGGCGGTGCCGGGGACGGTGGGATAGGCTGTGGAGGCGAGAGAAAGGGAGGAGATAGCAAACACCTCGGCGCATAGTAGCACAAAAAGTAAGGATTTCTTCATGGTTCTTCTTGGAAGGTTGAGGATTTTTGGTTTGCTTCGGAGTTTAAGAAGATAATTTTATGACCCTTTTGGAGTTTGGAAGTGAAAGTAGAACAGAGACGTAGGATTCTATGCGAACTTACCAACTGAATTATTGATAATcctaaatttgtaaattttcaatttcttcaacaacctatattaaaaaaataataataataatacttaataaaaaatatgtttattatatttgatattgtaaaaattataaatattcttttattctttttatttat
This genomic interval carries:
- the LOC107426966 gene encoding cyclase-like protein 2, with product MKKSLLFVLLCAEVFAISSLSLASTAYPTVPGTADIGVSVADGDEALIPTRREVYDGGRILDISHRYTTDMPAFESDDGIGQFLWLPKSMKNGSLANNSEMKLPTHTGTHVDAPGHVFDHYFDAGFDVDTLDLEVLNGLALLVDVPRDKNITAEVMKFLNIPKGVRRVLFRTLNTDRRLMFRKEFDSSYVGFMRDGAKWLVENTDIKLVGIDYLSVAAYDDLLPSHLEFLEGREIILVEALKLDNIQPGLYNVHCLPLRLLGAEGSPIRCILIK